In Fragaria vesca subsp. vesca linkage group LG1, FraVesHawaii_1.0, whole genome shotgun sequence, the sequence ATCAAGTCAATAGGCCTAAATGCATTGTTTGGTTCTCAAATACCTTACTAAGTAAATCAATGACAGATAATTGCAAGCCATGTAATAAAGGTTCATGCCTCTGCCGGGGCAGCAGTGGGTGACAAGAGGGAGGTTTCTAAGGAGAAGGAAGAGAATTGGCTGAAGAGGTATGTGGTACCCATGCTTATATGTCTTTGTATCTCTACAAGTGAGTTTGAGGTAATGCTGATATGTTGTTTGCAACATTTGAAGGTACCTACAATACTGTCGAACCGAGTGTCATCCCCGTTTGTCAGAGTCTGCTTGCAAATCCCTGCAGAACCATTACGTCAAAATCAGACAGGTATTCTTGCTGTTAACTAAACATTTTGAGTAGATTCTCCTTGCTCGCTGCAATGCTTATATGGTGCTGACATAAATATATGAAATAGATTAGAATCCGACTGACATTACCTTCATGGTTTTCTCACAGGACATGAGACAGCAGGCAAATGAAACGGGATCGGCTGCTGCAATACCAATCACTGTAAGGCAGCTTGAAGCTATAGTGAGGTTGAGTGAGTCGCTTGCAAAAATGAAACTGTAAGTGTGATACTGTTTGGTCCTAAAAACTTCGAGTTGTAATGCTTATGAACAGGAAAACGGGTACTAATTATCTGGTGCATTATGAACACAGATCCCATGTTGCTACCGAGGAAAATGTGACTGAAGCAGTAAGACTCTTTACCGTATCCACAATGGACGCAGCAAGGTCTGGAATTTATCAACAAGTCAATATTAGTCCCGAGATGGCAAATGAAATTAAGGTAATTTGAACCTGTCTGACAGCCACCTAGAGAAAATAGCAAACCAAACCAAACAAGAACCACAATCATCAGTCTCTTTATTTTTGTGATAATTCTCTCTCTTTTCCAATGTTATTGAACTTCTCTCCTGTAAACAGCAAGCTGAATCTCATATCAAGAGAAGAGTAGGCATCGGGAACCACATTTCGGAGCGAAAGTTGGTTGATGAGCTCACAAGAATGGGGATGAACGAGTCCATTGTGAGTATCCGTTTGAAAACCAACAAATACATGTCGACATGAATTTCCATTACAGTTTCATATTCTGCATTGTGAGGATCCTGTCATTGATATGATTTATGAACTATGGCAGGTGAGAAGAGCTCTTATAATTATGCACCAGAGAGATGAAGTCGAATACAAGGGAGAAAGACGCCTGATTCTACGTAAATCATAAAGCCTTTGTAATCGTTTTCCTAAAACAGTTTCTTGACTCTTGCCTACAAAATTACAGAGACATTCCTCTATGCTGGTGTAATTTAACTAGTACGAACCATTGTGATGGAAATCCTCTGCATACTAGCAGTGGATTTGTTAGTTGATAATGATCTAAAACAAAACTTAGAAACTAACAAAAGGTTCTGGGCTCCTAAACTGGAGCGGATCCGGGCCCACTTCAGTAAAAAACCGCGGGTATATATTATCCAAAACCAAACCCCAACTTTGAGCCGGAGATAAAATCCAATGCGGGCGCCTTCACCGCTTGAAGTGAGCTCAGCTTCTTCTTCTTCTCCTTTCCTCTTCTCTCAGCCTCAGATTCCTCCTCGTCTTCGCTACGCCGTCCTCGGCGCTGGCTTCGCCGGCCTCTCGGTCGCTTACAACTTGCTGAAGCAGAGTCCCAAGGACTCGAATCTCCGCATCGACGTTTTCGATGAGGTCGGAATCGGCGGCGGCGCTTCCGGCGTCTCCGGCGGCCTTCTTCATCCTTACTCTCCCAAAGCCAAGCTCTTATGGCGCGCCGCCGAGTGCTGGGACGAGGCTCTGCGGCTCTTGAACGTCGCCGAGGCTGCCGTGCCTGATGCTGCTGCGATTGTTAGAAGAAGGTTAGTACTTAGTACACTCTACGTAGCACGTATCGGATACGAGTATCCAAATCCGGATACGTATCCTTCGGGTAGATATCCAAATTCATTTTTTTTTTTTAAAGGAAAAATTATTTATGTGGGCTAGCCGGAAAGGGTGGGGCTAGGCGGTCCAGGTGTGGTGGACCTTAACTGGTTAGGAGGCCCACCATTTACATGAAATTTTCAAATTCACATGTGGGTTGTATTTCCGAGTTTTCAGGGGAATCTTACGACCAGCTTTGAGCATGAAGAACATGATGGTGCTGGAAGATGTAATTCTCCTCAATTTTATGATCTCTCCTCTCCATTTTAGTATTTCAGCTTTCCTTTAATGTTAGTATTTTCTTTTAGAATGCCCATAATGGCCTCGCCGGTTGCAGAATTGAAACCATTGACGAGGATGCTGCACAAAATCTTGTACCCGGCATCTGTTCACCTTTTAATACTTCTTTCTATATGCCTCAAGCTGTTAATGTCCATCCTCAGCGCTATCTCGAGGTATGAATCGCTTTACTGTATGAAAGACAATATTCATGCTTTTTCTGACTGTTTGTTCTCGTGGTGATTAATCCCAGGCGCTCTTCTTAGCATGTCAAACTTTGGTAAAAGAACTTTGTGCTTCTGGCTTGGGGGTAAAAGAATTGCATTTGCACAAGGTCTCCATTCAAAAACTGCTTGAATTGGAAGGTACTCGGACTATACCTTCTTTCCTAGTGATCGTTTGCACATTGTACGTATTTCCATTTACATGCACTTTTCCATCCATTTCAGAAGCTTTTTAGTTATTTGCCAGGATTAGACCTTCTTTCCTAGTGATCGTTTGCATTGGTGAGCCTTGAGGGGATACTTAGACGTGCCTCTTAGCTTAAAGTCTTTCGAACAGACATCATATAATTAGGTTTTTATTATTTGCTAACTTGGCAGCGCCATTACAGTGCATCATTTAAGAATTAAGTTATTCAAAGTGGTTCCCGATTTTGTTGGTGCTTTATCATAAATGATTCTTGGCATCTCTTTTTCTTTCTGTGTTTCTCTGTTGTTCTGAAAACGTCAGGTTGAAATGCAGTAGTTTTGAATGATTCTACAGTTTTAGATCTTCTATATTTTCTATTTTGTTAGTATATGATCACATTTGACTTCAGGGGAATACGAGGCAGTAATTGTGTGTCTAGGAGCCAAAGCAGATCTGCTTCCTGAGCTCTCTGGGAGGCTTCCATTGAGGACATGCAGAGGTGTCGTTGCTCATCTGCAGCTTCCTGATAATATGGGGTAAAAGCATTTCTCCATGCTTAACAGGCTTTCTTTTGAAGAATATAACTTTGGACGATTGAATTTCATATCTCAGTTTAAATTACTTAGGTTTTTTTGGTTTAGCAGTGAAATGCTCAGTTATCCTGTATTCTATTTCTAGTACTCATCTGTCTAAAATTTTGTGTTGAAGAGGGGAGTATCCAGGCTTTGGCCCCTCAATATTGTCAGATGCTTGGCTTGCTGTTCAAGGACCTCGTAGTTTGTATATGGGCTCAACATGGGAATGGAAATCAAGAAATTCATCACCAAATGTATCTGCAGATGAAGCAGCAGAAGCCCTTAAAGAGCTTCTACCAAAGGCATGCCGCATTTATCCAGTTGTAAGAGATTGGACCTTTATCGGAGCCAGAGCTGGCCTTAGAGCAATGCCACCACTCACTCCTCATGGGTCACTTCCTCTGTTGGGTTGTGTCAATAACATTATAGGTCTGAATCAAACTTGCAAGTACTGGTTATTTGGAGGGCTTGGTTCAAGGGGATTGTTGTTCCATGGTTGGCTAGGGAAGTTGATGGCACAAGCTGTGCTTTCGTGTAACGAAGATTTGATTCCATATGAACTAACCTCATGGAAAAGAACAAAACAATAATTGACACATTCTAGTAATGGGTTTTTTATGCGAACTATTATCTGTTCATAATTATTATCTTGAAATGGTGCTATTGATGGACTTTTACTCGAACTATTTGTTTCCTATCCTTGTGCCGTTGTTGATTCGTGGAAACTACGACGAGAGTTTATAGACATCTCAATGACATGAAAGGTACATCTTTCACCTTACAGCATAAAGAACTGCATCTTAAAATTGAGAGCAATTACGCCATCACCAACTAAATGTATGCAAGCAGAATGGTACAAAAACAACAATGGTAGTCCAAATGTGCCTTTGATAACAGCCTGAAATAAGATTCCGATCACCTTATCCATCAAGATTATTTATGAAAAATATTTAGCAAAATAACAAATTAAACACATAATCCTAAGTCACAAAGGAGAGTGTCTCAAAGAAATGTGGCCCTCGGCATTACCCGGCAAGTCCTCTTCGAACCCTTTTAAAAGAGTGCACAATCATTGCGAAACTTCTCTTTCGAGTAGATAAATTTACCCGTGTAAATCTTCGTCATCTTCTTTCAAACTTCACAATCTTCAATAAGTAAATCTATTCCTTCTCACCCTTGCCCTTGAGATGTTTTGAAAAGTAAATCTAACTTCATTATGTTCCAATTCAAGACATTCTAGATTAGGTGCTCTATGGAGTAGCATTGGCAGCAGTATCCAGTGATGGCAGTCACGAATAACCAGCTTCAAATGGATCAAATTATCAAAAGCAGGCATACAAGAAGCCTACAGGAAAGATCGATATAAATCAAACACAAATTCATGTAACACTTCAACACTATGCATCACATATAATCTCATATCAGAAATTGCCAAACAGAATTTCAGTTACAAACACTATCTTGGTAAAGGAGAAAGAAAACATAAGAACCATATATAGGAGTTGAAAGAAGGGAAAAAAAAAGGGGGGGGGGGGGGGGGGCCAAGTGCAAGAGATGTGTCTTTGTGATGGAACAAAAAATGCAGAAACCTGTACTCAATTATTCAGTACATAAAATGGAATAAGACCATATCTTCCCCTCTTTCAACCACCTTTTCTTTTCTTCATATGATTCTATCTATCAGACATAGTGGAAAAGGAACAAGTTAAGCATACTTACAGCCAAAGAATGAACTGAAAGAGATAGATGTTGAACATTGGAAACTGCTGCCAGCAATGTGGTTGCACGGTAACCATAGCGCTCGAGTTCAATGGCATCACGGTGAGAGAAACTGAAAACGGCTTTCACCAGGGACTTTGCATTGTCAAATACAATGCTCCGCAAAAAATCCACTCTGAGGTCAAGATATTCAAGCTTTGGGGCATTGATAGATAAGTAGTACTCATAAGGGTCCTCATAACTCATATTAGAGGCAAAGTCTATTTTTAACCTCTTTAGTTCAGGCACAAAAAGCTTGAAAGTACCACTAATATCACTTGACAATCTTCCATATATAAACAAGTCTTCAAGTAAAGGGAAGAATGTAAAAAGCTTTTCCAAAAAGTCCTTATCAGGACAATCAAGTCTGATATGGAGAACCTTGAGATTAGGGAAACACCCCGACTCAGGAGGAGCATAGATAAAACAGTTGAAATTCAGCTTCAATATCACCAGTGTTTTGCACAGAAATATAGTTTTAGGCAACTCAATCTTTTCTACCGTGTCCTCATATACCCTAACACAGAGTTTAAGTTCCACAACATTACGACGAATCACATTGCGGATCCAACCATCAATACGAGATAAATCCACAGAGAAGCAGTAATAACGGAGATAAAATCTTTGAATGTCTAATAATCCACGACAGTGAAGCGCACGATCAACAAATGACACAAACACAGCATGGTTAGAGCTTCCTCGTTCCTTACAGCAGCAGTGTACAAAGAATAGAGAGGGAACAGAAGCCCATATGTTCTTCCACCTTGTAGAGAGAATGCTAGTCCTCACAGCTTGTTCGGTTTCCACGAAGGAGAGCATATGAGACAGAAGTGCATCTGGTAATTGACTGATCTTATCCTCACCATCTCCTCCTACTTTGAGCTTAGAATGTGAACCCATTTCTACCCGATATCTCTTTTATACAATTCCAATCACTCTTGTATCTGTCAAAAGTTTCATCATTACAGCTTTCACTACAGGACATATCACCCAAAATGAAGT encodes:
- the LOC101291952 gene encoding uncharacterized protein LOC101291952, yielding MRAPSPLEVSSASSSSPFLFSQPQIPPRLRYAVLGAGFAGLSVAYNLLKQSPKDSNLRIDVFDEVGIGGGASGVSGGLLHPYSPKAKLLWRAAECWDEALRLLNVAEAAVPDAAAIVRRRGILRPALSMKNMMVLEDNAHNGLAGCRIETIDEDAAQNLVPGICSPFNTSFYMPQAVNVHPQRYLEALFLACQTLVKELCASGLGVKELHLHKVSIQKLLELEGEYEAVIVCLGAKADLLPELSGRLPLRTCRGVVAHLQLPDNMGGEYPGFGPSILSDAWLAVQGPRSLYMGSTWEWKSRNSSPNVSADEAAEALKELLPKACRIYPVVRDWTFIGARAGLRAMPPLTPHGSLPLLGCVNNIIGLNQTCKYWLFGGLGSRGLLFHGWLGKLMAQAVLSCNEDLIPYELTSWKRTKQ
- the LOC101305218 gene encoding putative F-box/LRR-repeat protein At5g41840-like encodes the protein MGSHSKLKVGGDGEDKISQLPDALLSHMLSFVETEQAVRTSILSTRWKNIWASVPSLFFVHCCCKERGSSNHAVFVSFVDRALHCRGLLDIQRFYLRYYCFSVDLSRIDGWIRNVIRRNVVELKLCVRVYEDTVEKIELPKTIFLCKTLVILKLNFNCFIYAPPESGCFPNLKVLHIRLDCPDKDFLEKLFTFFPLLEDLFIYGRLSSDISGTFKLFVPELKRLKIDFASNMSYEDPYEYYLSINAPKLEYLDLRVDFLRSIVFDNAKSLVKAVFSFSHRDAIELERYGYRATTLLAAVSNVQHLSLSVHSLAVSMLNLFLFHYV